The Nicotiana tomentosiformis chromosome 2, ASM39032v3, whole genome shotgun sequence genome includes the window CTCAGATACATTTTACGCATTGCTCCATACTAGTCAAGAAGTGAGGATATTGTGTAAAATACAACAGGATATAACAAACAACTAactcaagaaaaagaaaatggaaaTAATTGCTTCTCAATAAGACAGTCAAGACACCAGTAGCAGCAACATATATAGACAGTGAGTATTCCATACCTGAACAACATAATTACCATACTGATCTTGTGCCAACATGCTAACAGATACCAGAATTTCTCCCATCACTTTACTTTGGGTTTCCGGATCGCTACAATGTTCCAATACTCTCTGAAAGATCAAGGAATATTCGTAAATATCAAACACTAAAATTACTAATCCAAATGGATGAGACACATTACTCATCTACCTGTATTACTCGACAGCCATATGGATGGGTGGAGAGAGTAACAACTTGTCCAAAAAATGTCGTCACGATAAATTGAATGTGATCTTCTGGTACACATTCAATACATTTCTGAATAACGTGATTCCCATTCTGATCTCTTACACAACGCATGATATTACCATCAAGCTCCTCAACCATTTCAATCTTCTGGTCCACGTCGACTACTTCTATTGCCTGTATAGTGAACCAAACAGAATAAGAACCAAAGCAAAAGATTAACACTAGCAGATAACACTTATGAGCATTTCTAGATTCAATCTGGTATACCTTCTGTATGACGCGACAACCATACATTTGAAGGCTCAGTGTTAATACATGCCCAAAGAGCTTGCCAGCTAATTCTCTCCTCTGGGATGCCAATCCATGTTCAAAAAACTGCAAGAGAAATATGGACTTTATAATCCAATTGAAGAGAAACAGGACAGATTGGAAGATCCATGCACCTCAACATCAATCCATACCTTTTGGATTACGTAATTTCCAAAGACATCAGTCATCAAAGTAAGAGCTTGGGGAAAAATTTCCTGAAACACCATGTTTTTCTCCTCAGTGGTGGCAGTTTCCAGCTTTTGCTGAATGAATCGGCTCCCATACTGGTCGGCACTGATCATAGATAATATATATTGAGGCTAGTTCAAGTAGGAAAAAAACACAGATAGTTCAAGTAGGAAAAAACACATAAGAGCAAGTTTACCTAAACTCAACAACGTGGCCTGCAATTTCTGAAAGTTCAAAACACCTGGTCTTGTTGCTTTTGAACTCTTCCAGCAGGGAGGATGCTAAGCTGTTTTCCATAGCATCCAAGTGATATGGTCCTATGACACCTGCAGCAGCTATGTTTCTCATTCGTCTCATATTATTATAATCACTATGCCTCATAGGACTACCGGGTCCCACTGAAGAGCCTGTGATGACAGGACTTGCTAAAGGACTTCCAGGATATgacaaaccaactccaaatgcaGGATTTCCATAATAGCCATGATGACCTGAACCACTGCTTTTGACTCCATATTGAGATTTCTGAGGTACAGCATTACCAAGATAAGCTTTTTGAAGCAAGTCTATATACGAATTTCCCATGTAGTTCCTGTCCACGGAAGGGTCGTTAAGAGCAGCAACATATTCAGCTGTCAAGTACTGAAGATACATAGGGTCCATGAATGACGGCCCACCCATTTGATTTCCCATTCTACTGAGATTATGCTCTGAGGTTGCAGCGCTCAAATTAGATCCCCCCAACATTCGAGAGTCCAATCCAGGTACAGCCATAGCTGATGCAGCAGCAGCATTTCCAAATAAAGGTGGCAAATTATAGTTGCCAAGATGGCTTGACATTGGACTGAGAGAATGACCACTTAAACCATAATTAGAAAAAGATGAATTTGGACTATCCAAATGTTGATACTGAGAAAGTACGCCACCTCCACTATTCAATCCCGATCCTTTGAGGTATGAACTATTGGAGAAAGCAGCTTGGGGTTTAGAACTATTATGGTCTGAGCCGACAGAATATGGTACTTTTGCAGACTGAACAGTAGAAGCCCTATTAAACTGTGGGGATTCAGATTGCTTCAAGAATTCATGCTGCTTTGTGTTATTCTGCCCACCTGCAAGATTAGTGAATATAGTATTAAAACCAACATCTTGTTCAATCTGAGAAATGATGTCATCCGACGTACCATTAGATAGATT containing:
- the LOC104093130 gene encoding pumilio homolog 2-like isoform X1, with amino-acid sequence MVSELGRRPMIGNNENSFGDEFEKEIGMLLHDQRRQEADDREKELNMYRSGSAPPTVEGSLSAVGGLFNNNGFMSEEELRSDPAYLSYYYSNVNLNPRLPPPLLSKEDWRFSQRLQGGSSAIGDRRNVNKNDINGNGRRSPMPPGFNSKKAESENETDKLQGSVEWGGDGLIGLPGLGLGGKKKSIAEIFQDDFSRVSPAPGHPSRPASRNAFDRSGDAAEAELSHLRHEFSSSKPLRSASSTQTPSDEMSASYSYAAALSRSTTPDPQHIARVPSPCLTPIGGGRVVNSDKRSVNSPTESPELVAAFSGMNLSNGGQNNTKQHEFLKQSESPQFNRASTVQSAKVPYSVGSDHNSSKPQAAFSNSSYLKGSGLNSGGGVLSQYQHLDSPNSSFSNYGLSGHSLSPMSSHLGNYNLPPLFGNAAAASAMAVPGLDSRMLGGSNLSAATSEHNLSRMGNQMGGPSFMDPMYLQYLTAEYVAALNDPSVDRNYMGNSYIDLLQKAYLGNAVPQKSQYGVKSSGSGHHGYYGNPAFGVGLSYPGSPLASPVITGSSVGPGSPMRHSDYNNMRRMRNIAAAGVIGPYHLDAMENSLASSLLEEFKSNKTRCFELSEIAGHVVEFSADQYGSRFIQQKLETATTEEKNMVFQEIFPQALTLMTDVFGNYVIQKFFEHGLASQRRELAGKLFGHVLTLSLQMYGCRVIQKVYQIESRNAHKCYLLVLIFCFGSYSVWFTIQAIEVVDVDQKIEMVEELDGNIMRCVRDQNGNHVIQKCIECVPEDHIQFIVTTFFGQVVTLSTHPYGCRVIQRVLEHCSDPETQSKVMGEILVSVSMLAQDQYGNYVVQHVLEHGKPHERSTIIQELAGKIVQMSQQKFASNVVEKCLTYCNSSERQLLVNEMLGTTDENEPLQAMMKDQFANYVVQKVLETCSDQQRELIMSRIRVHLNALKKYTYGKHIVARVEKLVAAGERRIAAQSPSPA
- the LOC104093130 gene encoding pumilio homolog 2-like isoform X2; this translates as MVSELGRRPMIGNNENSFGDEFEKEIGMLLHDQRRQEADDREKELNMYRSGSAPPTVEGSLSAVGGLFNNNGFMSEEELRSDPAYLSYYYSNVNLNPRLPPPLLSKEDWRFSQRLQGGSSAIGDRRNVNKNDINGNGRRSPMPPGFNSKKAESENETDKLQGSVEWGGDGLIGLPGLGLGGKKKSIAEIFQDDFSRVSPAPGHPSRPASRNAFDRSGDAAEAELSHLRHEFSSSKPLRSASSTQTPSDEMSASYSYAAALSRSTTPDPQHIARVPSPCLTPIGGGRVVNSDKRSVNSPTESPELVAAFSGMNLSNGTSDDIISQIEQDVGFNTIFTNLAGGQNNTKQHEFLKQSESPQFNRASTVQSAKVPYSVGSDHNSSKPQAAFSNSSYLKGSGLNSGGGVLSQYQHLDSPNSSFSNYGLSGHSLSPMSSHLGNYNLPPLFGNAAAASAMAVPGLDSRMLGGSNLSAATSEHNLSRMGNQMGGPSFMDPMYLQYLTAEYVAALNDPSVDRNYMGNSYIDLLQKAYLGNAVPQKSQYGVKSSGSGHHGYYGNPAFGVGLSYPGSPLASPVITGSSVGPGSPMRHSDYNNMRRMRNIAAAGVIGPYHLDAMENSLASSLLEEFKSNKTRCFELSEIAGHVVEFSADQYGSRFIQQKLETATTEEKNMVFQEIFPQALTLMTDVFGNYVIQKFFEHGLASQRRELAGKLFGHVLTLSLQMYGCRVIQKAIEVVDVDQKIEMVEELDGNIMRCVRDQNGNHVIQKCIECVPEDHIQFIVTTFFGQVVTLSTHPYGCRVIQRVLEHCSDPETQSKVMGEILVSVSMLAQDQYGNYVVQHVLEHGKPHERSTIIQELAGKIVQMSQQKFASNVVEKCLTYCNSSERQLLVNEMLGTTDENEPLQAMMKDQFANYVVQKVLETCSDQQRELIMSRIRVHLNALKKYTYGKHIVARVEKLVAAGERRIAAQSPSPA